The window TCTGAAAGTGATTGTTTGGAGGTATGCAACCACTGAAATTTGCGCAAGAGCTATTAAATTTTACAAGTGTTAAAGCTCTTTGTAGAGACTGCATGAGTGGCATCAAAATTTATCTGGTTCAGTCCATTGTGTTCCGGACTTCTGATTTTGCTGTCAACTCATAGCATCAACCAGTCTTCGACAGGAACACTTGCGTTTTCAACTCTTGCCACAATTGCATTTTGCATTTTGAATGAATCAAGGTGACAGCAGCTTCTGCATGCCTTTTGAATGAATCAAATATAATTTAGTATTTTCTAGGGGTTCACATTGATAAAAAATTACACACATCCTCAACTGCACCTTCACTCAGTTCCCAGTTTTAACCAAAACTAACAAAAGAACCCCGTTTTATAAAAAACTAGCATACGAAAACAAAAGCCAGCCTATGTAGATGACTAATTTCTAGGTCTCCTCCTGGTCATCTCCTGTGGCTGCCTCTGATGCAGCTATGGCCATCAAATCATCAAACTTGTCAGTCTTCCACAGCCCTATCTCAATCTGTGCAAAATGTTGAGCGTGACTATTTTCCAGATAAGAACATCCGGGTAAaatgaacaacatttgaatgaTATCCTTCTAAAGAGAACACTTTGACAATATCACAATTAGGATTAGTCTGAACTAACCTTAGCCTTTTGGATTGGCTGCCCTCTCATCTCATCCTTGATTTCCAAGGTAGATGTCCTAATCTCTGCACATACTATTCTTGCTTAGATAAAGTTTGTACCATAAAAAGCAGGCTCTCAATATAATGCTTTCAGGCATATATAAGTATAGTGTTTGTTTTCTGCAGGGACAGGCATAATTTTGTAATGTGGGGCAATgaaaaaggttcttgtcttgacagCGAAGCCATTGTTTTTCAAAATCTCTGCCACGGTCACAACCGTCGCTATGGCTGTAAGCATATTAAGTAGATATGTTCCCCAATGATCTAAAACCACAGTACTGCCCAACTGCTGAAAATTTTGATGGCAAAATCAGGTATAGGACTTGACATTGTGTGGAATAGTATACAGGAGGATCCCAAATGCACATAAATTTTCCCCCCTTTGCCTTCAGGCTGTTACAATGTGTGAATAGTAAACAGGATGATCCCAAATGCACACAGATTTTTTTCCCCTTTGCCTTCTGGCTAAAAAGAACAGCCAAAAAATTGTTCATGGTTCAACATGTCTCATGCAaaatatatactactccctccgtcccataatgtaaggcgTTTTTTGACACCAAATATAAgtcctttttagagattccactatatactagtccctctgtaaactaatataagagcatttaaatcactactttagtgatctaaacgatcttatattaatttacagagggagtacatatgaagcaaaatgagtgaacataTATATACTCTAAAaggtgtctatatacatccaaatGTAGTCTTTATAGTGGAATTctaaaaaggacttatatttaggaacggggggaatGTGAAGACGGTACCTTCTCTTTCCTCTTTAAGCCTTAAACTAGTGGTTTTGAAATTTAAAGAGTCAACACAAATCATGCGGCAATTGCAGACATGTTTGACATTATGCCAGGAGGAGTAAGTAACGTACCGTAACGTACCCATGCCGAGACCGGAGAGCTCCACTTCCCTGTACTGCATGTACCTCTGCGTCAACAAATACCTTGGCCGGGTTGACGTAGAAGAAGGACACCTGAATACGGTTGCTGCTCCCGCCGCCGACGACGCCGGCCCTCGTCCTCTGTGGCTCCAACGCGTCGCCAGACATTGGTGATGCTGCTGGTAACAAAATCGAGGTTCATGGCTTCAGACTGGACCCGCTAAGCAGGGACTCCACCCTGCCCGTCATAAGTACAGATAGACAGCCCGTCATAATGACTAGTCCCTCCGTTCCTAAAcacaagtctttctagagatttcaacaaatgactacatacaaagaaaaatgagtgaatctacactctaaaatatgtctatatacatcatatGTTGTATTTAAAATATCTATATACATCGTATGTTGCATTTAAAATgtctaaagacttatatttagatttaaggacgaagggagtagtacagATAGACAGCCCGTCATAATGACTCAATATAGAGGAGAAATACATCTAGTAATATCGTGGATCTCTGCTGTTTTGTTTGGACggcagagatatagggagcatctgAGCCTGAGCTCAAAAACGAATAGCCGTTATGACATCCAATATATTATGAGACGGATGGAGTATTAATTAAAAAAGAGAAAGAATCAATCATGGAATTATTGAAAAGCAGGGGAGAAATAATCCCAACAAAATTATAAAACACATGTTCCACAAGCTTGCAATATTTCTACAAATTCAGTAATCTAGATCAAATTATAACTGCACGTCTTACAAGGAAGCGTACATTAATATTCATTGGTGTGTGTCGTACCAGATGACACATTCCATACATAAATAACTATAAGATAGAACTTCAGTACACATTGCATCCATCTGGGCACTGCAACTACTGGTATGAAATCCGCACTTTAACTTTACCGTGTTGGCATTCTGCACTGTCAGCACTGCAGATTATCTTTTCATACTCGTCACGGTAAAAAATAATATAATTTCGAAAGGCAATGGTATGATCCTCATCATCATGATCACATTTAATTGGAACATGCAGGTTCAGTTTGAGTATCAAGAGAGGCTCCAAGTATATTGGAACAGCTGCACAATTCCGTGAGAGTGGTAGTTCACCACCATCAGTAACCACTGCTTTGTTTTCTTCCCCACGAGAAAAGAGCATGACACTCTCACCATCGTAGAGTTGGTGGTGTGCGGTGATTTCACCATAGACATAGTAGATGGTGCCAGGCTTAGTGGCATTACGACATACGAAATCAAAGTTGACGTACACATTGGCCTATATAGCTGTGTGCAACGCCATGAAAGTCAAATCTATTTTGCGGCGCTGTTTAGTTGAGATGGTGTGGGTTATGACATTGTTGCAAACATATGGGTCCACTGTGAATGAGAAATATCCAGAATCATGATCAGCGCCGCTGTTGTCCtctaggattttgattttaatccaGAAGGTGTCCGTAAGGGCACCGCCTTCTGAGTGGAGCACCAAATTATGCTGCACATACAGTTCACTCGATAATAAAGATTCAAAAGCAATACAGGAAAAAAAAAGTACAAAATAGTGCATACCTGTGAATCAACAATGTGATAAATCTGTAATTTTTGTGAGGACCAGTAGTAGGCAGAAAAACCATCAGTGACAACAAATGTCCCCGTGAAGCTGAAGCGGGGACGCACAGTGAACAGCTCGACCCGGTACTGAGAAAATGAGTGGGCTACTTGTATGTTTTTACTGTCTCCATTATAAGAAATTCTATGACTCGGTGGTGGCAACTCCCTATCGATGCCATCATCGCTGCCGCTGTAGTACCCATCAGCCATGTCTTGGGGCCCATAGTCAAAGCCACTATCACGAATGTCATGGCacgccttcttatcatcatcaccaTCTACGCTGCTGCCAGCGTTGCCATCGCCGATGCCATGGTACACATCAGACTGTTTCTGGTTGTAGTCATAAGGAGATTCTTTTTCTGCCGTTCTTGTTTCCATTACCTTGATTGTTTCTCCTACTTCTCCAGTTCCTCTTGCACTTTCCCTTGCTGGTACCCAATTAACCCAATTAAGAAGTCCTCCAACAATATTCCGCGTCCAGTAATGAAAAATTCTAGCGGGCTCAGAGATGCAAGCCTGTTACAGGAGAGGATCTAAAGCTAAATACAATGAAAAAGGAAACATACTGATATAGCCGGACCAAACAATAATGCTTCCATCGATCTACATCAATCTCGTGAAAATTATTTGACCTTTGCTAGCAGAATCAAATTAAGGACAGGATATAGATGTTGTAATACCTGCAGATCGCAAAAGATGGCTCTCACATATGATCTTTCAGGCGGCTTTCCGGCGTCGACGCTCGGCGTCATCCTGCTCACGCCTTCGGCGGCGGCTAGAGGGTAATGCAACCCTAGGTCGACAAAGATTGCCGTCCTGATCGACTATTTATACATGAGATGCAAATAATCTGGCTCGTCCTGGGCCCATCTATTTCCGTTTCCTTTCTAGAGTCAGCCCAGGCCCATTGAACGTGATCTGGTGGTGATGTCCGAAGACCCCCGGACTCTCTGCGGATTTTCCGACTCTCTCGGTGGATCCTATATGACGCGCGTGACCGGCCAGGAGCTGCACCTTCGCTGAAGCGATCCCCCACTTGGGCCGGCCCACGTACGATTTCCTGTGCCGTTTGTTTTCCTTCGCTGTCGTTTCCTTCGCTGCTTCTGCAGGTTTTTTTTTTCTTCTGCGGTTTTTTGCTTCCAGTTTTTCACTGTTTTGTCCGGTTTTCTGTTGTTTTGTTcgggtttttttatttttctgttttggttacttttttgtttcattttcttttacattatttttttatttttctgttctgtttctttttctgttttcttctttttatttgtgTGTTATATAAAATGTACACCGTGTATTACAAGAAATTTCATTGTATCAAGAAAAATGTTCATTCTATATTATGAAAATTGTTCACCTTTGCATAtgaaaatgttcatcgtgtattaaAAAAATGTGCATCATATATTATGAAATTGTTCAACGTTTTTTTACTAAATGTTCAATGCGTATTCAAAAATTGTAAAACACATATATTCATATtgttccaaaaatgttcatcatgtattattTTGAATGTTCAATGGATATAAAAAATGTTCAGTATAtatattttggaatttttttattttggttttggtttttcAACAAATATACAAATGTTTACTATGTTTCTTAATTTTGTTCAGTGTATATTAcacaatgttcaatgtgtattcgcAAATTGTTCAACGTATTTTTACAATACGTGTCTGAAAATTGTTCAGCTCATATATTCAtattttttcaaaaatgttcatcgtatattaaaaTAAGTTCATCATCTATTATTTAAAATATTCAGCttaatttaagaaaatgttcaacgGATATTACAAAATATTTTATGTGTACTTAAAAAAAAGATTCAACAGTGTATGGTACTTAAAAGTTCGCGGCTCATATTATCAGAGTTCGTCACCGGTTCTGACGGTTAGCAACGCTAGCTTTAAAAATGGAGGTCGTGAGTTCGAACTTCTGCGGGCACATgaatttttgtttttttctttacttCTGAGCTCGTTTCctcctaatgggccggcccatgcgcTCCTCCTTCAGCGAATGCTCGACCGCCGCCCGCGCGCGGCAAATAGGAGCTCTCAAGTCTCTCAGCGCCAGGAAGAAAAAGGGCGCCCGCGCTTCCCCTTGGGTGGGCCGGCCTAGCTACTCGTTCCTAAAAAGAAAAGTCGTTCGCTCGTGGAGCTCCTTAAGAGTCGAGGGTTCGCATAGGAGTAGCACACGTGGGCCGACACATTTGGTTTTGCGAGATGAAAACTGCCAAAAAAGAAACATGCTCCCGCTGGGATCCAAATCCATCCACAAATAAGCACATTGGGAGAACATGGACGTTCTCAGAGTTTAGCGAATATGGACCGTCGGATCAGATTTTTGATGCACTCTAGACCGTTGGATGTCGCTCCTGGAAGACCTCGGCCGTCGGATGGAGATGATCTACTGCTACAATGAATAGTTACCGTTTTTTCTCGTTTTTTCTCACGCTGGATTTAGTCTTGTGCCTCGCTGATGGGTGGAGCCTCTCTCTGGTGGGCCTCGCCTGTCGGTTGTCGTGGTTGGGAGGGTGTTACGTGTGCCCATCGGCGGCTCGAGCGGTGAAAATATCCCCTCCTACTGCCCGTGCCACCGCCTGATATTCCGTTGCCCCGCGGTGGATGTTTTCGATGTTTCATCTTTTGGGTCGCTGCGTGGTGGCCGTGGACTAGTCGTACTTCGATGAGGTGGGGCGTGGTGGCTTGCCTGGCTCCTCCTGCTCCCATTCGCCCCGTTCGCTCCCCCATCGCCACTCCCCCTCCCCTTCGCCGCCCGGTCCGGCCCGGCAGCCATGGACGGAGACGCCCGAAACCCGAGCCCTCCAAGGACGTGCGCCGGCTGCaggccatctccggcgagctcaTCCACGGGTCTCCGGCTATGATGCGTGCACATCGAGCCCGAGATCCTGCGCCACTGCTCCCGCTTCCTCCACCTCCGCGTCTTCCGGAGCCACGACACGCAGCCGACCAGGACGGGGTCGCGGGCGAGGGGGCTCAGCCTCGCCCCCCTCGATCTGGATGTCACCGTCGTCGTGGTTTGCCCCCTCCTCCTCTATCCAGCCGTGTGACTCAAGCTGGCAAGATCCGGCAATGGCGGCCAACTCTGCCTTCTCGAGCCCGACGAGAAGGGGTTGCGCGGCTATCCTTCTCGTGCGGCGATGGAAAAAGGAGGTGCATTGAGGTGGGTCGCCGCTAGCCTCAACCCTTCTCCTcacgttgtaagtgcatctagtgccacccctagttggttttggagtattgacgacaaacttggttgagggactaatgtgtttgtgagaattgcaggataacacaggtagtagtcccatatcgattcggtttacctaccagagatgacccctaaaaatgtgtgaagacattgaagataacagtggtatgtgaagatattcacaatgaagattatgactcgagaagacatttacatgaagactatggagtgcgaagacatagttgtttcgtagtttccttttcttctttgttgagtcataggaaccaccgcactgttaagtgaggtccaagtgaacaaaatcagagtgactgaagtgatgctcaaccaaatcctatgtcttcgagtgaagacaatgagagcaaatcttatccagagtcggatgagtcagctttacttgtagcccaagtcaagctgtcgcgtgtgtttgaaatctgactgttggacacgtgtcagttccttaggaacccagggtcatttcggacaaatcaggtcgggttgcctcctggctataaatagcccacccactacaccataaattggtggctgctcagagttagtgcacgacttttgtcatttgagagcaacccaccttcaaagcatttgagagagagatccttgcgaggacaaagcccaaaacacccagagccaaagagtgttaggcatcactgaagtctttctgttcgtgtgatctgaagacttgttacacttgaggactgtgaatcctccagccggttaggcgtcgcgttctaagcatccaagagtcattgtggattgccggtgaacaaagtatgtgaaggtttggaagtctaccttgaagacttactagattgattgggcgaggactaagtgtccttagctcaaggggaataaggtgaagacgcggtcttctgagttaaatctcagcctccctaaccagatgtacagttgtcacagcaactggaactggtccaacaaatccctgtcctccccaagcaactggttctatctcctatctctctttacttacagtttgtcttcgtgaagtcattgcttgcttgctttatctgattgacttcactgcgtgaagactgttgttgtttggcttcatactatcttccatcctgatccatattaCCTAGCTGATAACAGTCTTCGAGCTTTCGCTTCATTGCttgcttgactatggcttgtctagtgtagtctaccttccgctgcataaccaataggttcatttctattgtttgtcttcaaagcccccgtgttttgaagacttccataaaaatcgcctatccccccccatctagtcgataactagctctttcaattggtatcagagctaggtgctcccttgttctgtgtgattcggtttaaccacctggagttttagttatgtcgactgtagggataaccAAAGTCTCCATTGCGTGccatgtcttcgatggcactgattacccctactagaagaataagatgcgtatgcatcttaaagccattgatgtcgacctctggtatgtcgtcaagaacggcgttcgaaaggccggtgaaggtgtcacccctgctgatgtcaagaggttcattcaactggaatcaactgccaagaacatcatctgtggtcatctgaccaaaggacagtatggtcatgtgagtgctctggaaactgcgaagctagtctgggactagctctccaaggtcaacgaaggcatctcaacccagagagactcaaggatcagtgttcttcgcaacctcttcaaccgcttcaagagaaatgacaatgagaatgtccagctcacatttgatcgcctcactgatatcacaaatgagcttcatgcactcggcgccactgagatcaccaagcatgaaatcgtcaagacactcttgagatcacttgacagttcattcgacaccctggccctgatgattcaagaacgccccgaCTTCAAtactctcgatccatctgacatacttgagaggctcaacacacacgagtttcagctatctgagaaaagagacatctatggtcccTACTATGGTCGGACtcacgctttgaaggcaaaggttgtttcctcatctgaagaagaatctgactgcagttctggtgatcctgaagacattggaaaggagcttgctatgcttgtgaagaagttccagaaattcactaagaagaaaggcttaAAAAAGTCTTCacaatctagctcaagaaatgataaAGCTTCTGCTCATGTCcataagaagagaacatgccacaagtgcaagaaacctggtcactatatctctgagtgtccacaatgggacaatgagaacaagaaaaagaagaagagcaaggaatatgtttCTGATGGCAAGAAGAAGaataaatcctcaaagtcttcttccaagtcctcattgaagtcttcatcacacaagaagagctcagcaagcaaggctcgtgcatttgttggcaatgagatggattcataggaggagtctgcttctgaggaggcggaggcagaGTCTGAGGAGGAGCCCGATTCAGGTGTGGCAAGCCTGGCTGTAGCTTCAgtatatgtcgccaagtccatcttcaacatcgaagataatggcctcgtcaccaacactgatggtaaggatgaggatgactctgcacccacatactgcttcatggcacgtggtgccaaggtaaactaacgcgatgcttactttcaaacatcaagtgaagatgactctgattgtgaatccaaacctagatacaaaacacttgctaaaattgtaactgaacaacagaaagctatggaacatattcgaaaattgctagacaaaagcgatgacctgttggacgcggaaatgacccgatcttAGTCCTtatttgaagacataaaaaatcttcatgttaagtacgaggaacttgaaagtcgtcatgaaacgctctcaacgactcatgaaaagctttcctacgattatcttcaaaggaagcaagaccttgagaaattgagagcggctcatgaagatcttcaaaaagaaatcgagtcacttcgcgctcaatagatcagtcccgctcaggaaggatttgaaccaccatgtctaaaatgccttgagcgtgataacgctacctctgttgttgaatgttctactgctgctactgttgcaatatcttcaactgctgatgtgctaactaacccctctgctgaggataccactactattgctgatgagaatgccaggttgaagacattgcgtgagacaggaatgtacaaaagtctcaaagggcatgagacactatgtgatgtcctcacgaAACAGatactgaaccaaaaccctaggaaagagggtgttgggttcgagaggaaaatgaatgttgatggttcttactggaagcctgagcagtaccccaaaaccacatgggttgctgcaaagggaccttcagtggatccgtctactttatctggcttcacttgtgctaacccgattatcattgatgaatcctttgatgcaaactataaactgtttaagaatcagaatggtgaagtgtttgccaggtatattggtactaattgcaggaatgggccacctatgaagaagatctgggtgcccaaaagttgtcttgagaatcttcctgtgaatgtcatcatgacaccacctgggaagaagacaaaccccagacctaaagcttcatatggtccaaaggcttcatacagatagaggactcaacagagtcaccctaacacaaatgttttgcagagaAATCATACTCATACCTATGAATACGAGCGtgtttcctcaaaccgctatgttcataaaactaagaacttttctgcttattcatatgagtattattcacctcctgcaagactatttgctagggctccaaagccaaagttctcagatgctgcacttagactcattgcttctaagccacccctgaagatgtgggtggctaagaaaaattaactctcttttgcagggaaaggtctccagtcggaaatcaaaggcgtccgatgctaatgctggggacctaaaacatcttgtgggacgcaagatcaAATGTCCAaacggtcttactatgtatttcgttccTGAGTTCCTTGATGATCACCCTgtttatcctaaccaagatctgaactttcATAATCCACTCGTTCGTCAAATGTTCATGCTTCACAatacccttggtgaagcctatccccctaactgcactgtagggtatgacactctcaaagacttcctgaagagcataggcttcaaacctggttctctagatcctacactcttcacgaagacatatgatggagaactgtttgtgttccaaatctatgtggatgacattatcttcggctgcactgacaaaagatacagtgaggagtttggacacatgatgcaagaacaatatcagatGTCCGTGATGGGTGAACTGAAATTCTTCCTCAGTCTTAAAATT is drawn from Triticum dicoccoides isolate Atlit2015 ecotype Zavitan chromosome 6B, WEW_v2.0, whole genome shotgun sequence and contains these coding sequences:
- the LOC119325863 gene encoding uncharacterized protein LOC119325863 isoform X1, whose amino-acid sequence is MTPSVDAGKPPERSYVRAIFCDLQACISEPARIFHYWTRNIVGGLLNWVNWVPARESARGTGEVGETIKVMETRTAEKESPYDYNQKQSDVYHGIGDGNAGSSVDGDDDKKACHDIRDSGFDYGPQDMADGYYSGSDDGIDRELPPPSHRISYNGDSKNIQVAHSFSQYRVELFTVRPRFSFTGTFVVTDGFSAYYWSSQKLQIYHIVDSQHNLVLHSEGGALTDTFWIKIKILEDNSGADHDSGYFSFTVDPYVCNNVITHTISTKQRRKIDLTFMALHTAI
- the LOC119325863 gene encoding uncharacterized protein LOC119325863 isoform X2 codes for the protein MTPSVDAGKPPERSYVRAIFCDLQACISEPARIFHYWTRNIVGGLLNWVNWVPARESARGTGEVGETIKVMETRTAEKESPYDYNQKQSDVYHGIGDGNAGSSVDGDDDKKACHDIRDSGFDYGPQDMADGYYSGSDDGIDRELPPPSHRISYNGDSKNIQVAHSFSQYRVELFTVRPRFSFTGTFVVTDGFSAYYWSSQKLQIYHIVDSQERRD